The genomic stretch CGGAGGCGGCGTCGCGGATGTCGAGCTGGGTGGGGTGGCGCTGCCAGAAGTCCCGCATGCCGAACGCGAAGCCGCCGCTCACGCCGCCCACGTAGCCGAATCCCGAGGCCCGCTTGCCCTGGTCGATCGGAACCCAGCCATACCCCTTCTTGGTGCGCTTCTTCAGTGTGAAGCCCTCGGAGGACAGCTGGGAGAGGGTGTAGTCGCCCCAGTCGGGAATGAGGTGGAGACGGCTGCTCACCCGGGTGTCCCAGGTGGCGACGTCCGGCAGCTTCTGACCGGCGACCTGCGCCTTGCGCACCGCCAGGCCGGGGTCGCGGCGCAGGCCCGTGATGCCCTTGACGGCCTCGCCGAGCTGGCCGTGCCCGTCGCCGACGAAGCGGATGTGCCGGTTGTAGGCCTCGTCGCGCATCGGGACGCGGAAGCGCACGCCGAGGCCGGCGACGAAGTCGTGCTGGCCGTCGCGGTCGAACACGAACGTGTGGACCATGCGCACGCTCTCCGCGCCGGCGTAGAAGTACAGCCGGATCGTGAACGGCAGCCAGGACTTGCCCTTCTTGGAGGTGTGGCGGCCCTCGATCCGCACCACGGCGCGCACCGGGCCGGACTGCTCGACCTCGACCTTGGCGATGTCGCTGAGGTAGGAGTCCACTTCGGTGGTGCGGTCGTCACCGTCGTCGATCTTGCCCTGCCGGAGGCTGACCAGCTGGCCCTTGCGGGCGATCTCGGTCTCCCCGCGCCAGATCTGGGAGATCAGTTCGCCGCCGTTCTTGCGGACGCGGACCCGGATGACGCCGGTGTCCACGTCCACGTACTGCTTCTCGTCCTTGACCGTGACCGGCTTGGCGAGCGCGGCCGCGGTGCCGGGGCGCAGCGTGTACGTCTCGGCGACGGGCGTGCCGGGGCCCGCGGCGTGGGCCGTCCACTTGAGCGAGCCGTCCGGCCAGTACGCCAGCGGCCACGTCTGCACGGGCACGGCCGCGCCGTCGGCGGCGGTGAGCGCGAACTGCTGCTCCTTGGGCACCGTGCCCTTGGGCCACGGGACGCCCCAGGTGGTGCCGGGGGCCTCGGCGGGTTTGCCTTCGAGCCAGCGCAGGCTGACGTCGGGGATGTCCAGTGCGGCCAGGGCCGGCGACTCGAGCATCGAGGCCAGCGGCACGGCCGCACCGGCGACGGCCATTCCCTTTAATGCATCACGTCGCGAAATTTCGGACATTGGGGGTGCACCTCCGTTGGTACGTGGGCGCTCGAACGCGCCCTTGGGGGGTGATTCGCCGGACGGGCCCGCTTCCTGGGAAGCGCTTTCCCGCCACGCATGACAAACGGCGGACGAGGCCGCCGCCCACCACACCCGGCTCAGACCGCACAGCCCCTGCGCCACCGCCCACCTCGGCGCACGCAGCATGACGCGGCAGTGCTGGACGGTCGAGCGGGCGAGGCGGCAAGTCAGGCGGCGCGGCGTGGGCCGTGCGGTGGGCGGAGCATCGGGGGTGGGGAACGGGGTCAGCCGGGCAGGACCAAGGCGTCGCCGGCCGGGACGGTGACCTTGTCGCCGGCCGGCGTCGTCACCACGGCGTCCTCGCCCGTGTGGTTGATCGCGAACAGGAACGAGCGGCCGCCGGGGTGCGAGCGCCGCACCACCTCCACCCCCGGACCCGCCTCGGCCACGGGCTCGACGCCGGCCTCGGCGCAGACGGCGGCCACGACCTCGGCCAGCGCCCCGTCGTCCAGCCGGGTGGTCAGGTAGTGCGCGGTCCCGTCGCCCCATGCGTTGCGGGTCCAGGCAGGTTCACCCGTGGCGTACGTGTCCAGGACCTTCGCCCCGCCGGCGTGCGCCAGTTCGCTCCACACGGTCCCGGTCGCCCCGGAGGCCAGCCGGATCGGCCGCTCCAGGGGGAAGAACTCCTCGACCGTGACCCCGAGCAGGTCACGCCACGCCCCCGGGTAGCCGCCCAGCCGCACCCGGTCATGATCGTCCACGATCCCGCTGTACGGCCCCACGAGCGCGACCCCGCCCCGGCGGACGAAGTCCTCCAGGTTGGCCGCTCCCGCGTCGCTCACCAGATAGAGCGCGGGCACCAGCACCAGGCGATAGCCAGACAGATCCGACTCCGGCCGGGCCAGGTCACAGGTGATGCCCGCCCGCCACAACGCGGCGTGCCAGCGCTTGGTCTCCTCGACCGGATCCAGGTCCGCCGTCGGCTGGGCGGGATGGTCCTGGGCCCACACGCTGGAGTGGTCGAGCAGGATCGCCACGTCGGCCTTGACGGTGCTGCCCACGACGTCGGAGAGCCCGGCCAGCTCGGCCCCGAGCGCGGTGACCTCACGGAAGATCTTGGTGTTGGGCCCGGCGTGCGGCAGCATCGCCGAGTGCCACTTCTCGGCGCCGGCGCGGGAGGCCCGCCACTGGAAGAACATGATCCCGTCCGCGCCCCTGGCCAGGTGCTGCAGCGAGTTGCGGCGCAGCTCGCCGGGGACCTTGGCGAGGTTGCGCGGCTGCCAGTTGACGGCGCTGGTGGAGTGCTCCATCAGCAGCCAGGGCCGCCCGCCGTTCAGCGAACGCGC from Nonomuraea polychroma encodes the following:
- a CDS encoding beta-galactosidase, with translation MPDVIAYGGDWNPEQWPEETWEQDVALMREAGVNRVSVGIFSWSMLEPVEGVFDFDWLDRVMDLLAANGIQANLSTPTASPPPWFSDAYPEALPVDADGRRLYHGSRQGFCPSSPIYREKALRIAEQVALRYRDHPALVLWHVHNEYGCHNARCYCDTSAAAFRAWLRNRYASLDELNDAWGTAFWSQRYSDWAQIVPPRATPSFPNPGQQLDFRRFSSDALVELYVAERDLLKSITPDVPATTNLMAGAHWDMDCWSFAAELDVVSTDHYLIGARAEPHIDLAFAADYARSLNGGRPWLLMEHSTSAVNWQPRNLAKVPGELRRNSLQHLARGADGIMFFQWRASRAGAEKWHSAMLPHAGPNTKIFREVTALGAELAGLSDVVGSTVKADVAILLDHSSVWAQDHPAQPTADLDPVEETKRWHAALWRAGITCDLARPESDLSGYRLVLVPALYLVSDAGAANLEDFVRRGGVALVGPYSGIVDDHDRVRLGGYPGAWRDLLGVTVEEFFPLERPIRLASGATGTVWSELAHAGGAKVLDTYATGEPAWTRNAWGDGTAHYLTTRLDDGALAEVVAAVCAEAGVEPVAEAGPGVEVVRRSHPGGRSFLFAINHTGEDAVVTTPAGDKVTVPAGDALVLPG